A single window of Solanum dulcamara chromosome 5, daSolDulc1.2, whole genome shotgun sequence DNA harbors:
- the LOC129890499 gene encoding uncharacterized protein LOC129890499, with the protein MDLEPKVLWALKKLNLSLSEAANIRLEQINEMDEFLLREYERVAMYKERMELYHDRHIEKWEFCPGDLVLFFNSRLRLFLGKLKSKCSGPFTISRVFPHGAIEIEAHDRHKFKVNGQQVKLYLGSNEEAKTLRSSSMMKSE; encoded by the coding sequence ATGGACTTAGAACCTAAGGTGTTGTGGGCACTAAAGAAACTAAATTTGAGTTTGAGTGAAGCTGCAAATATCAGGCTAGAACAGATAAATGAGATGGATGAGTTCCTTCTGAGAGAATATGAGAGAGTAGCTATGTACAAAGAACGAATGGAGTTATATCATGACCGACATATAGAGAAGTGGGAGTTTTGCCCTGGTGACTTGGTATTATTTTTCAACTCTAGATTGAGATTGTTTCTGGGTAAGCTGAAGTCCAAGTGTTCTGGCCCTTTCACTATATCACGAGTGTTTCCACATGGTGCAATTGAGATCGAAGCACATGATAGGCACAAGTTTAAGGTAAATGGGCAGCAGGTGAAGCTATACTTGGGATCTAATGAAGAAGCAAAGACATTGAGGAGCTCCAGTAtgatgaagtctgagtaa